A segment of the Neisseria chenwenguii genome:
TGTTGGTTAATTGCCAGACGGAACACTTTTCCCTCCGCCAGCGCCGCTTCCCAATCCGCCCCCCGCGCGCGCAGCAGCGCCAGCAGATCGCGCCCGCTGCCGCCCGTCCACTCGATTTGCTCGCG
Coding sequences within it:
- a CDS encoding MoaD/ThiS family protein, with protein sequence MITILYFGVLKQSLQTEREQIEWTGGSGRDLLALLRARGADWEAALAEGKVFRLAINQQIAAWDETVPDGAEVGLLPPVTGG